A window of Sebastes umbrosus isolate fSebUmb1 chromosome 6, fSebUmb1.pri, whole genome shotgun sequence genomic DNA:
atctGTTTTCTCAATACCATCttcattttgtttacattttacacaACTTTGTGAATGGACTGAACATTGCTTTAGGCAGGCGTGTCAAACTCATTTAAGTTAATTTGGCCACGTACAGTCCAATTTGATCTCAAGTGGGCCggaccagtaaaaccattgcATAGTAACCTATAAATAACAACACTTCCAAATTTCccctttctgtttgtgtaaagAAGTACATTCTGAAAACGTTCACAATTAATGAACGATCCATTTACAAAAGAGATGATGAACAACCTGAGATGTCTCGCTGATCTCTCGgctaaaaataaattcaattttCCTGGCaagtttttgtattttctgcCATGATGAGTCTGATACACAAAGTGTTCTTCACCATTCCCTACTACACCACAGTATGTTACATTTATGAATATGTTTACACTACTTTTAGCCCAGCCATTCATCTCATTACGGTCGCGACagatgggacctttaagataaatAATATAGCACAGTAACGTAACATGAAAATGCTAATGCGATGAAGACGTTTCAGAAATCAACGTAGACCAGGgatcagcaacctttactgtcaaaagagccattttagacaaaaaaaataataaaaagaaatctgtctggagccgcaaaacatttgcagtgaGGTATGGTGCCACAttgaagggaaaaaaatcgcaaatttcgagaataaagtcataactttacgagaaaaaaagttgtaatataacgagaataaagtcgtaatatatcaagaataaaggagaaaaaagaaaattaaacgtaaaattattactttataatattatgactttattctcttaaacttctgactttattctcataatattacgacttttttctcttaaacttctgactttattctcataatattacgactttttttctcgtaaacttatgactttattctcgtaatattatgactttattctcaaaatctcagatttattgtttttcctcaatgtggccctaatactctaaTACGTCGTTATTAATTTCCACTCATTTCATTAAaagtccacagggagccactggagaggaggtgcaggttgctgacccctgacctagacCATTGTAACCTCGATAACAAATATGGTCCATTAAAAACCTGTCTTGACAAATGATAAGGAAGCAGATGCACAACTTAGTTAACAACGAGTGTATAGAAACACGTTAGAAAACACCGATTTCATTATATTCAGGTGGCAGAAATCgtagacagtgaaaatgtgtcattagTACCCAACGTTTGAAACATGATGAACTAGAAACGTTATGACCTACAAACATTAGTTTCCGTCCTTGTGAGGACATAACCACGTGGTCTCTATATGCGTGTATCTGCACTAAATTTACATGTgtcattttttatattgtacCATTCAATTGATCGTGCATATATGCATAATAAAGTAACACATACTTAATATGCAATGAAATTACACGGTTCTACGCCGAAATAGCTCAGTTGGGAGAGCGTTAGACTGAAGATCTAAAGGTCCCTGGTTCGATCCCGGGTTTCGGCATTTTGACTCAACACAACGTACCCGTGTACCAGTGTGAATAGACCAGAACACCAACACTATGCGATTGACTGACAAAGCCCGACACCCTGTGGTCGACTAGAAGAATTGCAACATATCTATTTCTAGGGCTCATTTCATatattacacacacaatacCACCATGATCTCATGCACCCCTCACTTCAAGATGAGTACATTAATTGCTCCAAAATAAGTttttgaaaagtgttttttacttCGAAGTAGCATTCAGGCATCTCACACACAAGCAGCAAAGGGTTGGGAGAAAAACGTGCATTCACAGATTAACGGCTTTACTTTTGAGCTGAGGCAGAGAAAAATGTAGATCAGTgcttcccaaagctcaagatgacgtcatcaaatgtcttgttttgtccacaactcaaagatattcagtttactgtcataaaggagtaaagaaaccaaaaaatattcacatttaagaagctggaatcagagaaattttacctttttttcttctaaaaattactcaaaatgattaatcaattatcaaaatagttggcactTAATTTAATCGTGGACGACAACTCGATTAATTGCTGCAGCTCTAATACACTTCTATTTAATGATGAGTCATGAACATACCATTGTACAGATAACATCTGATAATAAATGGATATTTCATCTTCAGCTGAACATTTTGCTAAGTCTAAGTCCCAACTGTgcgtttctctctttctctctacttGCTATGTCTTTAAGTGCCTTCAAAGCAGCAGATGAATCTGGCTGTAGCTCCAACAGTTTTCTAAATGCCTGCCTGGCCTCCTCCAGCTCATTCAACATCTGGCAGGCTTGGCCCATGCGGTACCAGGCTTTAGCCCCACCCGGTTCCAGCTGAGTAGCTTTAGTGGCACTGGCCTTCGCCCGCTCTGGTTGGTTCAATTTGAGCTGGCACAAGGACAGGTTCGAGTGGAGCTCTGCTTTGATGGTTTTGAATTCATTAGCTGAAATAAGTTGCACTGTTTCATCgtcagtgtttgtgtctctctgctcctctgcttcttGTCCGctcttctccccctctctcacaTAGCCATAGAGAGTGATGAGCAGTTTGAGGGCCCGGCTGTAGCTGTCTGCTGCTCCCCACACCTCACCGCTCCTGAATCTCACTCCGCCCCTCTCTTTGTGTGACTTCACCCACTGCCACTTCTCATCACCAAACATCTCCCAGGATTCCTTGCCTGGTGTGAAATCTTTAAGTTCAACTGTGGCACATAAAGGCAGGTTTTCCTCAGCAGGATGGGGAACAGAGTCATGTGGTCCAATTCCCACTGGAGAAATAAGTATCTGAGAAGCAAAACACAATGATTAGAGACTGGCTGTATACTTTCACATGCTTGAACATATTACGTGTAACTAGTATCTAGGGACGCACGATTGCAAAATTATGGGCTGATgcccatgtttgttttgttgttgtttattttgttgttatttggtgccagggaaacaaaaacatcttcattacaaaaacaaaacttcacTCTTAAAGTCTTCAGCCTTCATTCATATCTTGAAATGAACACAAATTTAATCGTACACATTTATGAAACAAGCTTTAATGTAatcttctttcacatgaaaaataacaatagCCCCTTAAGCCTGTACATATCTACATACTCAATGAGAggaatttatttttcagtaCTTTTATAGCCcaacaaaacattttgtgaaacataaattaaatgtaattaaatcagcagctaacaacacaacatttagccagCACAAAATTAATGCAACACGACACACAAACATCGGCCACGGCCATCGGTGAATGTCATCATATTTGCCAATAGGCCGATTGCAGTCAATGAGGCAAAAATCGTCCGATACCGATATTCAGCCGATAAATCAGTGCATCCCTTCTTGTAAGCAAGTGATCCATATTCAGCAATTATGACTTCATGTCAGGGAGGGAGCACTGGCAAATTGTGACCCAATGAAACATCCAAAATGTTCCAGTATTTACTTCCAATTTGCAAAGAATTGTGTAATCAAAAGTTGACATACAACGACATTAGATTATTAATCCAGGTTTCTCTTCACTCTTACCTCACATTTCTCTCCCGCTCTCATCCTCTCGACACATGCTTCTGTGATATCGCACTGACCCTCGCCCAGCCTCAGTGTTGTCCAGTCACCCAGTGGGACCTGCAGCACAGAGTCCTGACACCTCGGGAAGGCTGCGGCCTCTGTAACCTCAGTCACCGATTGGTCAGGTTGGACTGACAGCTCACCATTTCCATTCTCAGATACTAAACTCTCTGCTTCATCCAAATTGGCTTTGAGCCGCACTCGGACTCGACACAGTGAACCCAACCTTGGATAGTAACTGGATGGACATGCtagaagagacaaagagacattaTGTGAGCTGGATTACTACATACTTAATACATTTCTGTTCTACAGATATGGACTGAAATGGATAATTGACATTAAGGAAGAGAGTAATATAAAAGTGTCATACATGCATCATCTCCAGAATTAGAAACAGTCTGTTGACTCCCTTTATGTGTTTGCTTTATCTGGACTTTCCAGAGGCCTCTGGGACACACTGACACCCAGGAGGGGACACCAACGCCATCATGATCCCCGTTGCCATGCAGTGTTTCAGAAGGGTGACCAAGATCCATCACTgcattcaaaaacacattaagacataaataaaaaataatcatatctTCGGTTAAGAGTCAGACATCTATTTGAATGCATTGTCCCATCCAAGGAGTGTTTCCTGAGAGACAATACAACCCTACTTTGTGTTTGGTACTaagttaaataaaatgtcatcatCTCCTTTGGGATAatcacaggtaaaaaaaaaaacaaaacacaatcacagattctgaaaaaaaaaaaaagctggagtGCCTACAGTCAAGCAGTGGTTTGCAGGAATAACCCAGTACCATTCACCTGAAATTAGATATGCTTTGAAAAAGAAACTAGAATAATTTGATGAAATTTGGTATCCTCTTATCTGGAAAGAAACCATACATGACTAGTCCTAATACCAATGTTCTAGTACTCTAGATCTGTCTCAAGACtactttttgaaggtctcgaTTTCTTCTTGGAATCAACCACATTTTAACTCTGTCTTTTCTCGGTCTTGGACAAAGAAAACTcaggattttatttcaaaaaCGGTCAAGAGGCTGGTATAACAGTGACCtgtcacagtggcaggtgaggtgaaaggttaatttcagaccctgctacCAAGACAACGTTATAGTTATTATCTCATTCGACAAACAGAGGAAGTTAAGTACAGTAAACAATGGGTTGTGGGGTCTCTAGTTTCAACTACATTGCACACTGTACGTACTGTACCTGTCTTAGTTTGGTCATGTGTGTATATTACTGTGAAGAGAGAGACCCTTACTGAAAAGTTATGTTCTTACAGCAAATAATGAAACAACTAAACTAGCTGACAGCAGGATCAGCAGTGTCATTGTCCCCCCCTATTCTCATGCCTCAGTTTAGCACTCGTGTGCAGAGGTAATAGATATGCTGTGAATTCAGTATTAGGCACCTTTAATTGGCTGACCTTTTCAGTGCACTGCATTTAAGAAAGCACTAATTAGTAGTGCTAATAGAATGTGGAAGCTTGCAATTTAACAGGTGCCTTAAAACAAAGATTTGGATCTTTGTTGTAACACTACGTTAATACTGTACACTCAGCAAagttttacaaaaacaatattcaTTTCAAGACTTTTGTATTGGTTTTGCGATAACTTTTTTCACAACTAAAAAgttaaaagtcatattttttccaTGTGTTTACTTTATCCCTCACATATTTTTCCAAATTTCCAAATGTTAAAATATCAGGTGTTCAAAATCATCAGCGTTATCTCTTCAGTTAATTTATTCCAGAGCAATAAAACACAGTTGAGGACTAGCCTTTTATCCTCACTTTTTCActccataaaacacattttttccttttctttttgtccaTATTTGGCTGGAGCTGAGCGCATGTGTGCACAGAACATTTGGGAGTAACTCTTTGCTACAAGCGTTACGATACACATGCTGCAAATCTGCTATGAACATTTCAGAAACCTCCTATTGCAAAATAACTGAAATTGGGTTACATCACCCAGCCAGTGATACTGACTACATTGcacactgtatgtactgtacctGTCCAAGTTATATCATGTGTGTATATTACTGTGAAGAGAGAGACCCCTACTGAGAAGTTATGTTCTTACAGTAAATAAT
This region includes:
- the fkbpl gene encoding FK506-binding protein-like produces the protein MDLGHPSETLHGNGDHDGVGVPSWVSVCPRGLWKVQIKQTHKGSQQTVSNSGDDASCPSSYYPRLGSLCRVRVRLKANLDEAESLVSENGNGELSVQPDQSVTEVTEAAAFPRCQDSVLQVPLGDWTTLRLGEGQCDITEACVERMRAGEKCEILISPVGIGPHDSVPHPAEENLPLCATVELKDFTPGKESWEMFGDEKWQWVKSHKERGGVRFRSGEVWGAADSYSRALKLLITLYGYVREGEKSGQEAEEQRDTNTDDETVQLISANEFKTIKAELHSNLSLCQLKLNQPERAKASATKATQLEPGGAKAWYRMGQACQMLNELEEARQAFRKLLELQPDSSAALKALKDIASREKERNAQLGLRLSKMFS